taaaacatgaaaacaagcaGTAAATATACAGCTGCCAGTGCTTGTTATCTTCACTTATGTAGGACAGTAAATTGCACAAACTAACAAGCACATAAAGATAAACGGAATAAGTCTTCACTAACACTAAGATCAACCAACGTTGTGCTTGAAGCTGCTTGTATGTGTCTTTAGAAAATGCTTGTTGGATCGTGCCACAAGGTTCGAAAGTTAAGTGGTCTCGGTAGACCTGTGGCTACACCTTATTATTTTGGGTTTTTAGGAACTGAGCCTGTTTCAGATCCCAGACAGTAGGTCACATGATGAAGGTGAAACAGTCTGCACCTTTAAAACACGtcaaaagttaaaagttaaaagtattAACTGAGGAGATTTGTAGCTGCCCACATAGTCTGTGTTAGGTAAATGTGATGTTTCCAAGACTTTATGACGTTATTTGGTTTGTTTCCAACATAACATGCTCTAAACATATGGCTGCATCTAATACTAATATTGACTTGACTTTACAACGATTTTAaacagacaaaagcagaaaagttCAGCTGCCCTGCACATAAATATACAGATGAGTAAACTAACTCACAGCCTTCAAGATACGAAGCAACAGTCTGACTTTACAGGTCTTAACTCGTGTGCAGGGAAAAGTTGGTTATGCTAACGGACAAAATGAGGCAAAAGCCCGAGCGTGAAGCTCAACAGCAGGATAGAGACGTTCTCTGAACTGTGTTTTGAAGGTGTGGAGGTGGGTCAGACTGTCAGAGGAAACtctgtagaaggacagagtCCCAGTCAGCCAGTCCAGATACACTCCCACCCGACTGTGGCGCAACCCAAGTGAAGGCACGTCGACCTTATCGCTGTTGTGCTGAACATAATAACCATCATCAGAGCATGAGGCATTTCTGCTGTAGCTGatctcacaaaaacacaggttaCTAAGAACAAGCAGCTGCTGGTTTGTCTGATGTGTCctgatgtgcagttttctgacCTGCAGCCAATGACAAACCACTGATTTCTGTCTGAGCTGGAAAATGGACTTTAGGGTTGGTTTGATTCTGTTGAACTAACTGGTTCCTCTAATTTAGAAACTGAGCtgtaatttgtttcatttctacCTCTGGACTCTAAATTTACATCTTGTCCTCCAGTCTGAGTCTTTTTGAaccaacagtaacacacagtcagtccagctgctgctgctgctgctgtcagtcccagTCCACAGATGAGGACGATCCATCTCCAACCTGCTGCGTCTGGTCTCTCAGGTTCTCTCTCAGGGTCAGACCAGTCCCTCGCTGCTGTaaagagacaaatcaaatctgtgtcTTTCATGTGAAGAAACAACTTTTCTGCAAGAAGGACGtgaatcagttcagttcaggcagagcaggaaggattgtagtttccacaatacttttcttctctgattCTTATTTAGCAAAAAGCTGCTGTTAGGTGGTGGGTCGAGGCCACGTATCCACTTCAGTATCTGATAATCAAATATCCCCATCGTGGGACAACacagatttttaataatttcattttatttcattcctCAGCTCAGATTCTGATTGTTGTTGAAACATTTATCAAAAATCACAGATCTAACTTTTAAAAACTTGTTACAGTTGTAGGCAAACGTTGCAGCCTACTATATTACGTGAACCAATCGCGTGCTCAGATTCTGACATCTAGCCAATCAGGTTGATCTCAGCTGTTTAACTGAGGAAATCAACCTGGTACCAGCAGGTGTGTTGGGCGTGTACAGGTGAGTATTAATGTGTCAGGGTTAGCTCTTAGAAAACAACACTCACTGTGAGCTGCTAACATCGTGAAGTGGCCtagatatttttctcatttgctAACAAGTTAACACCATGTCTCCCTGGTGATTGTAATGAAATAGGTGATTATCATTCGATTACTATTCGATATCGTGACGTCTGCCCCTACAGGGAAGAGGAAACTACTAATGAAGTCCAGCAGCTCAACATGGTTATTGTCATGTAGTATTTTTGCCATGTTGTTGTCATGAGATGCTCCAAAGGGCCTGATGCACTAGAGAAACAAAAGTTATAGGTTTATACTGGCAGATATTTACTTCAATCATTTTCTCAAATAGGCCCCACAGATCACATTGTTGAAGTTTGAAGTCAAAGACTACGTCCACATTTTTCACTGCATGTTTGATAACAAAATTCATTCAGATCCAAAACTTTAGATGTTAACAAAGAAATTAGTTGTCCCTCGGTTAAATATGCGAAAAATGTTGTTTACCCACCATCAATGAAATTAATCTGTATCAACTGACCTGTGACGTTGAGGAGACATTTGTCAGAACTTGGACCATCATCTGTCTTCACATCACACCAGTACAGaccagagtcctcagtcctgagtctggacacatgaagtctgactcgtccttctctgaggacgtctttgtcaaactggactcgtcctgaaaactgtttgtcctgagactctgggacctcaacACCCTCATGTAGATGAAACAGGACTGGGGTTTTGTCCTCAGTTAGCAGTTCACAGAAGATGTaaactgctgagagagacatgtgagctgtggttgtgaaggtccagtccaATGTGATGTtgtggttctcctctgcctgataggagcactgtgtcacattcactacaaatgttcctgctgaggagacacagagggaaagtgacgaccacacacactcacaacttggattattttggatttccaattgatttgagttagtggataaaaactgaccccaggtaaagggggtcaggctgatgagcagcTGGATCCAGCAGATCATCTTCTCCTGTCagttcaacatgtacattaatgTTCATCCAAAAACATCAGatacaacagtaaaacactgacagggacCAGTAGAAGGACTGTGGCGGTCCAGGGAGCAGTTTGGGGCAGTAGCTGCCCTGAGGACAGCCATAGCACCTCCAACAAATGTCTTTAGCTATTGTACCTGTGGACACACCTGGAGGACAATGGAAAACCCTGTTTCACACACATCTGGCCCCTCCCAGGGGGCGGGGCTCTGCTGGTTGGCATAGTTACCACCTGTGGGATGGAGAAGTGGTGGGCGGAGCTTTCAAAGAACAGTCGTTACGACAGTtaaacctgcagctgcttcaacaTGACTGAGACTTTTATCAGTCTGATCTTTGAGCTTTTAGAAACTTTGCTTTCACTTCATATTTCGACACTCAAGTAATGTACTTCAGTACTTGAGTAATGTACttcagtacttgagtaaatgtagaAACTAAATTTCTCTgttataaatattaattaatacagAACAGACCAGTTTATTAGTTTGAACAGGCCAGTTCCTTTTCCTGTGCTCACTAACATCAGCTCTGTAAGTTGGtttgtgcaaaaacacattttatttctctttccctttaTTTTGCCCTGAAGCTCCAACTCTGACTAATTTAATTCAGGCTCAATGAGGAATAAAgagatttataaaaaaaaaaaaactatgaaaagcCTAAAGTTTGTCACAGGTTTGATCATGTGCAGGTCAAATCACGtctaaaggcaaaggcaaatttattagtatagcacctttcatacactacgcaattcaaagtgctttacaaggcatataattacattaaaagcattgaaaatagcatctaaaaacaaagacatttaacataaaataaatttaaatcaaataaagtaaattaaaataagatgtaaaagcacattaagaaaacaaggatgaacaattatttgaaggcagcagtaaacaacagagttttcagtcctgatttgaatgagctgacagtttgagcagacctcaggtgttcaggaagtttgttccacaagtgaggagcatagtgactgaatgctgcttcactttgtttggttctggttctgggaacacacagtagacctgtcccagatgacctgaggggtctggaaacctcatagggaaccaatatatcttggatatattttggtccacaaccatttagtgctttataaactagcaataagattttaaaatctatcctttgactaacgggaagccagtgtagtgatctaagaactggtgtgatatggtccagtttcttggtgtttgtaaggactctggcagcagcattctggattagctgcagctgcctgattgactttttgctaagacctgtgaacaagccattacaataatctaacctactgaaaataaatgcatgaacaagtttttctgcatcttgtttagacagaaaaccttttattctagcaatgtttttcaggtggtaataggaagatttagtgatgaattttatgtggctgttaaaattcaggtctgagtcaatgattacaccaaggtttctggcttgatttgtagctttcaatgacatggagtcaaggtgagcaatgacctttgacctttcattttttgggccaaaaacaatcacttctgtcttgtctgtatcgagctggagaaaattctggcacatccattctttgacttgattaatacactcacataatgaaattagaggactataatcatgagatgatactgatatataaagttgggtgtcatctgcataggtatggtagtcaatgttgtagtattccataatctgagcaaggggcagcatgtagatattgaataagaggggaccaagaatagacccctgagggggttcctcaggggtcatttcatttttgttcgctcagactcatagttaccaagtgagacaaaatagtctctatcttgtaagtaagattttagccaatttaacactgtgccagtaactcccacccaagcttctagtctatgaagcagcacatcatgatcaactgtgtcaaatgcaggactgagatccagtagtactaaaacggaggttttggattcatcattatttaaatgtaaatcatttaaaattttaataagtgcagtctctgtgctgtggtgtgcgtgaaatccagactgaagtgcattaaaaagattgttttgcaccataaatctgtgaatttgttgagaaactactttttcaattatttttcccagaaatggaagatttgatattggcctgtagttacttactgctgaagcatctagattaggcttt
The window above is part of the Mastacembelus armatus chromosome 18, fMasArm1.2, whole genome shotgun sequence genome. Proteins encoded here:
- the LOC113140264 gene encoding uncharacterized protein LOC113140264 isoform X3 is translated as MIRGDKVPEQRGRTMDGKKEEGTGTSFENQSGNYANQQSPAPWEGPDVCETGFSIVLQVCPQEKMICWIQLLISLTPFTWAGTFVVNVTQCSYQAEENHNITLDWTFTTTAHMSLSAVYIFCELLTEDKTPVLFHLHEGVEVPESQDKQFSGRVQFDKDVLREGRVRLHVSRLRTEDSGLYWCDVKTDDGPSSDKCLLNVTARDWSDPEREPERPDAAGWRWIVLICGLGLTAAAAAAGLTVCYCWFKKTQTGGQDVNLESRGRNETNYSSVSKLEEPVSSTESNQP
- the LOC113140264 gene encoding uncharacterized protein LOC113140264 isoform X4, translated to MVKKKKGLEQALKTKEKMICWIQLLISLTPFTWAGTFVVNVTQCSYQAEENHNITLDWTFTTTAHMSLSAVYIFCELLTEDKTPVLFHLHEGVEVPESQDKQFSGRVQFDKDVLREGRVRLHVSRLRTEDSGLYWCDVKTDDGPSSDKCLLNVTAARDWSDPEREPERPDAAGWRWIVLICGLGLTAAAAAAGLTVCYCWFKKTQTGGQDVNLESRGRNETNYSSVSKLEEPVSSTESNQP
- the LOC113140264 gene encoding uncharacterized protein LOC113140264 isoform X1; translated protein: MIRGDKVPEQRGRTMDGKKEEGTGTSFENQSGNYANQQSPAPWEGPDVCETGFSIVLQVCPQEKMICWIQLLISLTPFTWAGTFVVNVTQCSYQAEENHNITLDWTFTTTAHMSLSAVYIFCELLTEDKTPVLFHLHEGVEVPESQDKQFSGRVQFDKDVLREGRVRLHVSRLRTEDSGLYWCDVKTDDGPSSDKCLLNVTAARDWSDPEREPERPDAAGWRWIVLICGLGLTAAAAAAGLTVCYCWFKKTQTGGQDVNLESRGRNETNYSSVSKLEEPVSSTESNQP
- the LOC113140264 gene encoding uncharacterized protein LOC113140264 isoform X5, yielding MVKKKKGLEQALKTKEKMICWIQLLISLTPFTWGTFVVNVTQCSYQAEENHNITLDWTFTTTAHMSLSAVYIFCELLTEDKTPVLFHLHEGVEVPESQDKQFSGRVQFDKDVLREGRVRLHVSRLRTEDSGLYWCDVKTDDGPSSDKCLLNVTAARDWSDPEREPERPDAAGWRWIVLICGLGLTAAAAAAGLTVCYCWFKKTQTGGQDVNLESRGRNETNYSSVSKLEEPVSSTESNQP
- the LOC113140264 gene encoding uncharacterized protein LOC113140264 isoform X2 — translated: MIRGDKVPEQRGRTMDGKKEEGTGTSFENQSGNYANQQSPAPWEGPDVCETGFSIVLQVCPQEKMICWIQLLISLTPFTWGTFVVNVTQCSYQAEENHNITLDWTFTTTAHMSLSAVYIFCELLTEDKTPVLFHLHEGVEVPESQDKQFSGRVQFDKDVLREGRVRLHVSRLRTEDSGLYWCDVKTDDGPSSDKCLLNVTAARDWSDPEREPERPDAAGWRWIVLICGLGLTAAAAAAGLTVCYCWFKKTQTGGQDVNLESRGRNETNYSSVSKLEEPVSSTESNQP